A region of Alkalinema sp. FACHB-956 DNA encodes the following proteins:
- a CDS encoding DUF928 domain-containing protein, with translation MGFIRSGLLCLVAATLVTVSLADVASAQRFTPKNRGLPGRREGGGTRGACPTLQADQRKLQDSVVAIVPQDNVITTTSDHPTLMWHVPQTSATSASFVLLNEQGDELYSQDFALSGKAGIVRLSIPKTAQSLRVGQTYQWKFALVCDADDRSGDLVTEGWIERVNLPEDVQRKLQILPVKEHSNLYAESGVWQEAVNILADLREQNPNPAVQNDWKSLLQSVDLGDLAQEPVMK, from the coding sequence ATGGGTTTTATTCGTTCAGGTTTGCTCTGCCTTGTGGCTGCCACGTTGGTGACTGTCAGTTTGGCTGATGTTGCATCGGCACAACGCTTCACCCCGAAAAATCGTGGGTTACCGGGTCGTCGGGAGGGCGGTGGTACCCGTGGAGCTTGCCCAACTTTACAGGCTGATCAACGCAAACTCCAAGACTCTGTGGTAGCGATCGTGCCCCAAGATAATGTCATCACCACCACGTCTGACCATCCCACGTTGATGTGGCATGTCCCCCAAACCAGTGCCACCTCTGCCTCGTTTGTCTTGCTGAATGAGCAAGGTGATGAACTGTATTCCCAGGATTTTGCCTTGAGCGGGAAGGCGGGTATCGTGCGCTTGAGCATCCCCAAAACAGCCCAGTCCTTGCGTGTTGGGCAAACCTATCAGTGGAAATTTGCCCTCGTCTGTGATGCGGACGATCGATCGGGGGATTTGGTAACGGAAGGTTGGATTGAGCGGGTGAACTTGCCGGAGGATGTACAGCGCAAATTACAAATCCTGCCAGTGAAGGAACATTCCAACCTCTATGCAGAATCGGGGGTTTGGCAGGAAGCGGTCAATATCCTTGCGGATCTGCGGGAACAAAATCCAAACCCTGCGGTGCAAAACGACTGGAAAAGCTTACTGCAATCCGTTGACCTAGGCGATCTGGCGCAGGAACCTGTGATGAAGTAA
- a CDS encoding adenylate/guanylate cyclase domain-containing protein — MMRHSLSRLLDKPLLKASLLSLSIIASILVMEQKGILEPLELRAYDLMVRLRPGQEPDDRLLIVGVTETDLRRLNVATPSDRTLAETLAILQAAKPRAIGLDFYRDLPQGLGQSALLQQLQAKNVVAIHRISNLADEQIPPPPGMPPEQIGFNDISIDRDGVVRRTLIFAQEETSFAMQLAFTYLEKDGVMAEESPEEAGILKLGKSTFWPIGSTAGAYRTADTRGHQILLNYRNLVVGRRVTLSQLLDRQVPADWIRDKIVLIGNVAISSKDFFYTPYSPSQKNEHQMSGVEVHGQTISQILDAASGKRPLIRSFSNGTERLWIAIWGLVSAIVAWRMRRIFPWAIVQVGILATSSSLGFIALTQGLWVPVVAPIVSAIAGGGCVIAYRAQMLQRQNRMAMTLLGQNTSPKVAQTLWENRHDLIQSGHLTGQQVVATMLFSDLRGFSGISENLTPPDLMRWLNEYLSTMTAAIHHHQGVVNKFMGDGIFAVFGVPIARTTPEEIAADAQDAVNCAIEMAQRLETLNQEWGERGFGPIQMRVGICTGTVVVGTLGNRDHLEYGVIGDAVNTASRLESCEKQRQPDPCRILISESTQQYLAEKFALEAWGMIGLAGKQQQVNVYRVVANQDVPVNPVAISIP; from the coding sequence ATGATGCGACATTCCCTATCCCGACTCCTAGATAAACCGCTCTTAAAAGCTAGCTTGCTGAGCTTGAGCATTATTGCCAGCATTCTGGTAATGGAACAAAAGGGCATTTTAGAGCCCTTGGAGCTCCGAGCCTATGACCTGATGGTACGCCTACGCCCCGGGCAAGAACCCGACGATCGTCTTTTGATTGTGGGCGTCACCGAGACCGATCTTCGCCGCCTCAATGTCGCCACCCCTAGCGATCGCACCTTAGCAGAGACCCTCGCCATTCTGCAAGCGGCAAAACCGCGGGCGATCGGCCTTGATTTCTATCGCGACTTACCCCAAGGGCTAGGGCAGTCCGCTCTGCTTCAGCAACTTCAAGCCAAAAATGTGGTGGCCATCCATCGCATTTCCAATCTTGCCGATGAACAAATTCCGCCCCCACCCGGAATGCCACCGGAACAAATTGGTTTTAATGACATTTCCATCGATCGCGATGGTGTTGTGCGGCGGACGTTAATTTTTGCCCAGGAAGAAACGTCCTTTGCAATGCAGTTAGCCTTTACCTATTTAGAAAAAGATGGGGTGATGGCAGAGGAAAGTCCCGAAGAAGCGGGGATTTTGAAATTAGGAAAGAGTACCTTTTGGCCGATCGGAAGCACCGCCGGAGCCTACCGCACGGCTGATACAAGGGGTCACCAAATTCTCTTGAATTACCGTAATTTAGTGGTTGGTCGTCGCGTCACCTTATCGCAATTGCTCGATCGGCAGGTCCCCGCGGACTGGATTCGGGACAAAATTGTGCTGATTGGCAATGTTGCGATCAGTAGTAAGGACTTTTTCTACACCCCCTACAGCCCCAGCCAAAAAAATGAGCACCAAATGAGTGGTGTAGAAGTTCACGGGCAAACCATCAGCCAAATTCTGGATGCTGCCAGTGGTAAACGGCCTTTAATTCGATCGTTCTCCAATGGCACGGAACGGCTATGGATCGCCATTTGGGGGCTTGTGAGTGCCATTGTGGCTTGGCGAATGCGCAGGATTTTTCCCTGGGCGATCGTCCAAGTCGGTATCCTCGCGACCTCTTCCAGTTTGGGCTTCATTGCCTTGACGCAAGGACTTTGGGTTCCGGTGGTCGCTCCGATCGTCAGCGCGATCGCGGGGGGGGGCTGCGTGATTGCCTATCGTGCCCAGATGCTACAACGCCAAAATCGCATGGCCATGACGTTGCTCGGTCAAAATACGTCGCCCAAGGTGGCCCAAACCCTGTGGGAAAATCGCCATGATTTGATCCAATCCGGCCATTTAACCGGGCAACAGGTGGTAGCAACCATGTTATTTTCCGATCTGCGGGGCTTTAGCGGCATTTCCGAAAATCTGACACCCCCTGACCTCATGCGCTGGTTGAATGAATATCTCAGCACCATGACTGCCGCCATTCATCACCATCAAGGGGTTGTGAACAAATTCATGGGGGATGGCATTTTTGCAGTATTTGGTGTGCCGATCGCCCGCACGACCCCCGAAGAAATTGCGGCGGATGCTCAAGATGCAGTGAACTGCGCGATCGAAATGGCCCAACGGCTAGAAACGCTCAATCAAGAATGGGGAGAGCGGGGATTTGGCCCCATTCAAATGCGGGTGGGAATTTGTACAGGAACCGTCGTCGTTGGTACCTTGGGCAATCGGGATCACCTAGAGTATGGCGTGATTGGAGATGCGGTGAACACGGCATCACGCTTGGAAAGTTGTGAAAAACAACGGCAACCTGATCCCTGCCGTATTCTCATTAGTGAATCCACCCAACAATATCTAGCTGAAAAATTTGCCTTGGAAGCGTGGGGCATGATTGGATTAGCTGGCAAACAGCAACAGGTCAATGTCTATCGAGTAGTTGCGAATCAAGATGTTCCCGTGAATCCAGTAGCAATCTCGATTCCGTAG
- a CDS encoding POTRA domain-containing protein — protein sequence MQRTLGGFGLFLTIGGLAHPCLATVDRTSVDRTTIDRMTIDAQSPVALPPIASITAPLSLPLRNQSPLLASSQLHPSASDVSSGPSEGSPTVYVQQFEVKGSTVFRPWELANVTQPYEDQTLKLEDLQKAADAVTRYYLDHGYLTSRAVLADQTIENGKVAIQVIEGRLEKIEITGSQRINPQYLRKRIERAGLLPLNQEALENHLRLLRADPLVENIEASLKEGSSVGNSILSIRIKEAPSTFGQFTVSNHNAPAVGRTSLGFVAGSRNLSGIGDLVIASFDRSTTGGSALANLIYQYPLNSKQGTLLVRFSPNQFRLTDPEFKELDITGSSHLAEITLRQPIVRIPSEEVALSLGVIHRRGKTLVADILSSESQTKMLRFGQEVVKRDFQGFWRLNSQFNLGNTQTESASEATSFLTWSGQFQRQLVLGKNHALLAELSWQLASTELHPSQRFSAGGATTLRGYPVNFFNTDNGVTFSLSEQWVFKRNAKGRSVLTASPFLDLGVTWNHSGVMSQDAKGLISSAGIGLLWQPTEKISFQVDVALPLRSIGSVRSFSPAFYFNSSYEF from the coding sequence ATGCAACGCACATTGGGAGGATTTGGACTGTTTCTTACGATCGGGGGACTCGCTCACCCCTGTCTAGCTACCGTCGATCGCACCAGTGTCGATCGAACGACCATCGATCGAATGACCATCGATGCTCAGTCCCCAGTCGCCTTGCCTCCCATTGCATCGATCACCGCACCTCTTAGCTTACCTTTACGGAACCAATCACCTCTTTTAGCCTCTTCTCAGTTACATCCCTCTGCGTCAGATGTATCTTCTGGCCCTAGCGAAGGTTCACCCACCGTTTATGTACAGCAGTTTGAGGTCAAGGGCAGTACCGTTTTTCGACCTTGGGAACTGGCCAATGTCACCCAGCCCTATGAAGATCAAACCCTAAAGCTAGAGGATCTGCAAAAAGCAGCAGATGCCGTCACCCGATACTATCTAGATCATGGATACCTCACGTCACGGGCTGTTCTCGCAGATCAAACGATCGAAAATGGCAAGGTCGCTATTCAGGTAATTGAGGGGCGGTTAGAAAAAATTGAAATTACAGGCAGCCAAAGGATTAATCCCCAATACCTGCGCAAACGGATTGAACGGGCGGGATTATTGCCCCTCAATCAAGAGGCACTCGAAAATCACTTGCGTCTGCTGCGTGCCGACCCCTTAGTGGAAAATATTGAGGCTTCTCTGAAGGAAGGCAGTAGTGTTGGGAATAGCATTCTCAGTATTCGCATCAAAGAAGCACCTTCCACCTTTGGGCAATTTACGGTGAGTAATCACAATGCCCCTGCGGTCGGTCGCACGAGTTTAGGGTTTGTGGCTGGCAGCCGCAACCTGTCTGGTATTGGCGATTTAGTCATTGCCAGTTTCGATCGTTCCACCACGGGCGGATCTGCCCTAGCAAACTTAATTTATCAATATCCCCTCAATAGCAAACAAGGAACGCTGCTAGTTCGGTTTTCTCCTAACCAATTCCGGCTCACCGATCCAGAATTTAAGGAATTGGACATTACTGGGAGTTCCCATCTCGCAGAAATCACCCTCCGCCAACCGATCGTGCGCATCCCCTCGGAAGAGGTTGCCCTTTCCCTAGGCGTGATTCACCGCCGAGGAAAAACGTTAGTGGCTGATATCTTGTCCAGCGAAAGTCAGACCAAGATGCTACGGTTTGGACAGGAAGTTGTAAAGCGGGACTTTCAGGGCTTTTGGCGACTCAATTCCCAGTTTAATTTGGGCAATACGCAAACGGAATCCGCCTCGGAAGCCACCAGTTTTCTTACTTGGTCAGGGCAGTTTCAGCGGCAACTGGTGTTAGGTAAAAATCATGCTTTATTGGCTGAACTAAGCTGGCAACTTGCTTCGACCGAACTGCATCCGTCCCAACGGTTTAGTGCAGGGGGAGCTACCACACTCCGAGGCTATCCTGTGAACTTTTTTAATACAGATAATGGTGTGACATTTTCACTTTCGGAGCAGTGGGTGTTCAAACGAAATGCCAAAGGTCGATCGGTCTTGACTGCATCACCGTTTCTTGACCTAGGAGTTACCTGGAATCATTCGGGAGTCATGTCGCAGGATGCAAAAGGATTAATCAGCAGTGCTGGGATTGGCTTACTCTGGCAACCCACTGAAAAGATATCCTTTCAAGTGGATGTCGCGTTGCCTTTGAGATCGATCGGGTCAGTACGATCGTTCTCACCTGCCTTTTATTTTAATTCTAGTTATGAATTTTAG